One window of the Shewanella maritima genome contains the following:
- a CDS encoding rhodanese-like domain-containing protein, producing the protein MQEYIQFFQANPILSLAWVGLFVAFIVTTVKSATSKVANINHQTLTQMVNKQDAIVVDVRSKDEFKKGHIVGAKNVTMSEIKNNQATSLEKHKTSPIIVVCNAGMTSSQAAQLLVKQGFESVSNLTGGMTDWKAANLPVVAGKR; encoded by the coding sequence ATGCAAGAATACATTCAATTTTTTCAAGCTAACCCAATTCTAAGTCTGGCTTGGGTTGGTTTATTTGTGGCTTTTATTGTGACCACGGTTAAGTCAGCAACCTCAAAAGTAGCCAACATCAATCACCAAACATTGACTCAAATGGTGAATAAGCAAGACGCCATTGTGGTAGATGTGCGCTCAAAAGATGAGTTTAAAAAAGGTCACATCGTAGGGGCGAAAAACGTCACTATGTCTGAAATCAAAAATAATCAAGCTACAAGCCTTGAAAAGCATAAAACTAGTCCCATTATAGTTGTATGTAACGCTGGCATGACTTCATCGCAAGCAGCGCAACTACTGGTTAAACAAGGCTTTGAAAGCGTATCTAACCTAACTGGCGGTATGACTGACTGGAAAGCAGCAAACCTGCCTGTAGTTGCAGGTAAGCGATAA
- the secB gene encoding protein-export chaperone SecB, which translates to MAEEVANNAENPQFNIQRIYMKDVSFETPNSPAVFQKEWTPEVKLDLDTRSNKLADDTYEVILSLTVTANNGDETAFLCEVQQAGIFSIAGLTEPQLAHSLGAYCPNVLFPYAREAVSSLVSRGTFPQLNLAPVNFDALFAQYVQQRQAEASTEEANA; encoded by the coding sequence ATGGCTGAAGAAGTAGCAAACAACGCAGAAAACCCACAGTTCAACATTCAACGCATCTACATGAAAGATGTGTCTTTTGAAACGCCAAACAGCCCAGCTGTTTTCCAAAAAGAGTGGACGCCAGAAGTTAAACTGGACCTAGATACTCGTAGTAACAAGCTAGCTGATGACACTTATGAAGTGATTTTATCGCTAACTGTGACTGCTAATAATGGCGACGAAACTGCGTTCTTATGTGAAGTTCAGCAAGCGGGAATTTTCTCAATCGCTGGTCTAACTGAGCCACAACTAGCTCACTCACTAGGTGCATACTGCCCTAATGTACTATTCCCATACGCTCGCGAAGCAGTTAGCAGCTTAGTTTCTCGAGGTACTTTCCCACAACTAAACCTAGCGCCAGTTAACTTTGACGCACTATTTGCTCAATACGTTCAACAGCGCCAAGCTGAAGCGTCAACTGAAGAAGCAAACGCATAA
- the gpsA gene encoding NAD(P)H-dependent glycerol-3-phosphate dehydrogenase, with amino-acid sequence MSNTADITVLGAGSYGTALAISLASNGHRTLLWGHEPEHMHKLANDRRNDEFLPGIDFPDSLEIEADLATALAASNNVLVVVPSHVFGEVLQLAKPLLRDDARIVWATKGLEPETGRLLQDVAREQLGEQFPLAVLSGPTFAKELAAGMPTAISVAGTCPEFTQDLVDLLHSPKRLRVYANEDFIGLQLGGAVKNVIAIGAGMSDGIGFGANARTALITRGLVELTRLGVALGAGNNTFMGMAGLGDLVLTCTDNQSRNRRFGLALGQGKDVDTAQVEIGQVVEGYRNTKEVYTLAKRLGVEMPITEQIYQVLYQGKHPADAAKELLGRDKKMETPES; translated from the coding sequence ATGAGTAACACTGCCGACATTACGGTACTAGGGGCGGGGTCTTACGGCACCGCCCTTGCCATCTCTCTTGCGAGTAATGGTCACCGAACCTTGCTTTGGGGTCATGAGCCTGAGCACATGCACAAATTGGCAAACGATCGCCGTAATGACGAGTTTTTGCCAGGGATTGATTTTCCTGACAGTCTCGAAATTGAAGCTGATTTAGCAACTGCGCTAGCTGCCAGCAATAATGTGCTGGTTGTGGTGCCAAGCCATGTGTTTGGTGAAGTGCTGCAATTAGCAAAACCTTTGCTACGTGACGATGCGCGTATTGTGTGGGCGACAAAAGGCCTTGAGCCTGAAACCGGTCGTTTACTGCAAGATGTTGCTCGCGAGCAGCTTGGTGAGCAGTTCCCGCTAGCGGTATTGTCGGGCCCGACATTTGCCAAAGAGCTTGCTGCTGGTATGCCAACTGCAATTTCTGTAGCCGGTACTTGCCCTGAGTTTACGCAGGACTTAGTAGACCTTCTGCACAGCCCTAAGCGTTTGCGCGTTTATGCGAATGAGGACTTTATTGGCCTGCAACTTGGCGGTGCAGTTAAAAACGTTATCGCAATTGGCGCGGGTATGTCTGACGGTATTGGCTTTGGTGCTAATGCTCGCACAGCGTTAATTACTCGTGGCTTAGTTGAGTTAACTCGTTTAGGCGTGGCGTTAGGTGCTGGCAACAACACTTTTATGGGCATGGCTGGCTTGGGTGACTTGGTATTAACATGTACCGACAACCAATCGCGTAACCGTCGTTTTGGTTTGGCGTTAGGTCAAGGCAAAGACGTTGATACCGCGCAAGTTGAAATTGGCCAGGTGGTTGAAGGTTATCGCAACACTAAAGAGGTTTACACTCTTGCTAAACGCTTAGGTGTTGAAATGCCGATTACTGAGCAAATTTATCAGGTGCTATACCAAGGTAAGCATCCGGCTGATGCGGCTAAAGAGCTGCTTGGGCGTGACAAAAAGATGGAAACGCCAGAGAGCTAA
- a CDS encoding NAD(P)/FAD-dependent oxidoreductase gives MKHQDVIIIGAGAAGLMCAATAGYRGKQVLVLDNAKQAGRKILISGGGRCNFTNQKVEPHQFICANPHFVKSALARYKSSDFIELVERHGVEYHERDHGQLFCNHSAKEIVTMLMTECDWASVNVQLRTEIAKVEKLASGQFKLTTSNGDYSCDSLVIATGGLSMPKLGATPFGYQLAEQFGLKVLPTSAGLVPFTWHAEQKAQFEGLSGIAVPSTITAENGTQFSEALLFTHRGLSGPAVLQISNYWKPGQAIHINLLPNDDAIELMTSALESSPKQSLRNTLSQWLPKRLVEALFGSAQLDKALNQLGHGERDAIAKQLNKWSLVMNGTEGYRTAEVTLGGVDTNELSSKTMEAKQVPGLFFAGEVMDVSGWLGGFNFQWAWSSGVAVGMAV, from the coding sequence GTGAAACATCAAGATGTGATCATTATTGGCGCGGGAGCGGCAGGCTTAATGTGCGCCGCAACGGCGGGTTATCGCGGCAAGCAAGTGCTGGTACTAGATAATGCCAAGCAAGCAGGGCGTAAAATTTTGATCAGTGGTGGTGGGCGTTGTAACTTCACTAACCAAAAAGTTGAGCCGCACCAGTTTATTTGCGCCAACCCTCATTTTGTTAAATCTGCACTGGCGCGCTATAAGTCGAGCGACTTTATTGAGCTGGTTGAGCGTCATGGGGTTGAGTACCACGAGCGCGATCACGGCCAGCTATTTTGCAATCACTCAGCCAAAGAAATTGTCACCATGCTGATGACTGAGTGTGATTGGGCGAGTGTCAATGTGCAGCTGCGCACCGAGATCGCTAAAGTTGAAAAGCTAGCTTCTGGTCAATTCAAACTGACTACTTCTAATGGTGACTATAGTTGTGATTCGCTGGTCATTGCCACTGGTGGCTTGTCGATGCCAAAACTTGGGGCGACACCGTTTGGCTATCAATTAGCTGAGCAGTTTGGCTTAAAGGTGCTGCCAACTAGTGCAGGCTTAGTACCATTTACCTGGCATGCTGAGCAAAAAGCGCAGTTTGAGGGATTATCTGGCATCGCTGTGCCTTCGACCATTACTGCCGAAAACGGCACTCAGTTTAGTGAAGCCTTGCTATTTACCCATCGCGGTTTATCAGGCCCCGCGGTACTGCAAATTTCTAACTATTGGAAGCCAGGGCAAGCAATCCACATCAACCTACTACCTAATGATGATGCCATCGAGTTAATGACATCTGCTTTAGAAAGTAGCCCTAAACAAAGCCTGCGTAACACCCTAAGTCAGTGGCTGCCAAAGCGTTTAGTAGAAGCCCTGTTTGGCAGTGCGCAATTAGATAAAGCGCTCAATCAACTTGGTCACGGTGAGCGTGATGCTATTGCCAAGCAGCTAAACAAATGGTCGTTAGTGATGAACGGCACTGAGGGTTATCGCACCGCAGAGGTAACCTTGGGCGGCGTTGATACCAATGAGTTATCGTCAAAAACCATGGAAGCGAAACAAGTACCGGGCTTATTCTTCGCCGGTGAAGTAATGGATGTCAGCGGCTGGCTCGGCGGTTTTAACTTCCAGTGGGCATGGTCATCGGGTGTGGCTGTGGGAATGGCGGTGTAA
- a CDS encoding TMEM175 family protein, whose translation MLDPQLAKMRLQRLADNVFALSLILLISNVELPAISSEPSASEINALLMANLPEMGVYLLTFAVIAANWVKHVELFSVMKHVDRSLMMQQLWLLAFLMLIPVTNQFINVDDSQTLILVVYSLNLLAVGVMLWLGWRRLANHPELRIEGLDIDKLQARSKDTLSEPLVAALSIVAALHSSLAWELTFVLIPILFAKRHHLEPLKKRLSKQ comes from the coding sequence ATGCTAGACCCACAACTGGCAAAAATGCGTCTGCAGCGATTAGCTGACAATGTATTCGCACTCAGTCTTATTCTACTGATAAGTAATGTCGAGTTACCCGCAATTAGCAGCGAACCTTCTGCGAGTGAAATCAATGCGCTACTCATGGCAAACCTGCCGGAAATGGGTGTCTATTTACTTACATTTGCCGTAATAGCAGCTAACTGGGTTAAACACGTTGAATTGTTCTCTGTCATGAAGCATGTAGACCGCAGCTTGATGATGCAACAATTGTGGTTGCTGGCCTTTCTGATGCTGATCCCGGTAACTAATCAGTTCATAAATGTGGATGACAGCCAAACCCTAATTTTGGTGGTCTATAGCTTGAACCTATTAGCTGTGGGCGTCATGTTGTGGCTAGGGTGGCGCCGATTGGCTAACCACCCAGAGCTTCGTATAGAAGGGCTTGATATTGACAAGTTACAAGCTCGCAGTAAGGACACACTATCTGAGCCCTTAGTTGCAGCACTAAGTATAGTCGCAGCGCTGCACTCAAGTTTGGCCTGGGAGTTAACCTTTGTGCTGATCCCTATCTTATTTGCTAAACGTCATCACTTGGAGCCGCTTAAAAAACGTTTGTCAAAGCAATAG
- a CDS encoding LysR family transcriptional regulator, with amino-acid sequence MSSRLHAHIGTFRQLEILLALHEQGSVKAAAETCFLTQPTVSMQLKKLADAIGMPLYQQVGRKLQFTDAGLATVATAKQILQSCEELDMQLSSLKGLRSGTLRIACATTAKYFIPHLLGPFCERYPGIEVQFTVANRQQVIDRLEQGLDDFYVFSYVPEGLDIEVAEFMPNDLVAIAKADHPLAQQSQVSLQAFCQADFLMREAGSGTRYSIENFFKQQQLQPNIKMTIASNEAIIHSVLSGLGVSILSAHTLAFGENYDVKVLNVESLPIVSQWTFAWAKSRALSPIAQVFLDYVNTQGRSEMQQAFSL; translated from the coding sequence ATGTCTTCACGATTGCATGCACATATTGGTACCTTTCGACAGCTTGAGATTCTTCTGGCACTACATGAGCAAGGCAGTGTCAAGGCGGCTGCTGAGACTTGTTTTCTGACTCAGCCTACCGTTTCGATGCAGCTAAAAAAGCTTGCTGATGCCATTGGTATGCCGCTTTATCAGCAAGTAGGGCGCAAGTTGCAGTTTACTGATGCGGGACTGGCAACAGTTGCTACGGCTAAGCAAATTCTGCAAAGCTGTGAAGAATTAGACATGCAGCTTTCAAGCTTAAAGGGCTTGCGATCAGGTACGCTGCGCATCGCTTGTGCAACCACGGCTAAGTACTTTATTCCACATTTGCTGGGGCCTTTTTGTGAACGTTATCCTGGGATTGAGGTGCAATTTACTGTGGCAAACCGCCAACAGGTGATAGATAGATTAGAGCAAGGCTTGGATGACTTTTACGTATTCAGTTATGTACCTGAAGGGTTAGATATTGAGGTGGCTGAGTTTATGCCTAATGATTTGGTCGCGATTGCTAAGGCCGACCATCCATTGGCGCAACAGTCACAAGTGTCGCTGCAGGCGTTTTGTCAGGCAGACTTTTTAATGCGCGAAGCGGGTTCTGGTACCCGTTATTCAATTGAGAACTTCTTTAAGCAGCAACAGTTACAGCCCAATATTAAGATGACCATTGCCAGTAATGAGGCAATTATCCATTCAGTGTTATCTGGTTTAGGTGTGTCGATTCTATCAGCGCACACCTTGGCATTTGGTGAGAATTACGATGTTAAGGTGCTCAATGTAGAATCTTTGCCGATTGTGTCGCAGTGGACATTTGCCTGGGCAAAATCGCGCGCGTTATCACCCATTGCGCAGGTGTTTCTTGATTATGTGAACACTCAAGGCCGTAGCGAAATGCAGCAAGCATTTAGTCTATAG
- a CDS encoding substrate-binding periplasmic protein, translating into MTTYARIPPNLLTRLGSYCLTAITAILLTITLVSTTQATQIDRIITISTQEWPPYQMQTGNDQTGAAIDALACVMRRLQQPYKVIFLPWGRAQFAVEQGKYDGFFSAAKNDQRDSYAVFSEPFIAQTWNYYLLKGTQVPLDPQTIKQQAYFGSRKHSNTTYWLKQNDFQLIHQADHINELLALLQKGRIDAMMENKLLFEDAIAKAGLPMEMFEVVHNRTLPLGVYFGNQFVKRYPEFVEQFNRHTHACRFEETPTMATGKTTSN; encoded by the coding sequence ATGACCACTTATGCTCGCATCCCTCCTAACCTACTTACTCGACTTGGCAGTTATTGTTTAACTGCAATCACTGCCATATTGCTAACCATAACCTTGGTATCTACAACCCAGGCTACGCAAATAGATCGAATCATCACCATTAGCACCCAGGAATGGCCGCCTTATCAAATGCAAACCGGCAATGATCAAACCGGCGCAGCAATTGATGCGCTAGCATGTGTGATGCGACGGCTGCAGCAGCCGTATAAAGTGATTTTCTTACCCTGGGGAAGAGCGCAATTTGCCGTTGAGCAAGGTAAGTATGATGGATTTTTCTCGGCAGCCAAAAACGACCAACGCGACAGCTATGCGGTATTCTCTGAACCCTTTATAGCGCAAACCTGGAATTATTACCTGCTAAAGGGAACTCAAGTACCACTCGATCCACAAACCATTAAGCAACAAGCCTATTTTGGTAGTCGCAAACATTCAAACACCACCTATTGGCTTAAACAAAATGACTTTCAATTAATTCATCAAGCGGACCATATCAATGAGCTACTCGCTCTACTACAAAAAGGCCGAATCGACGCTATGATGGAAAATAAGTTGCTGTTTGAGGATGCAATTGCTAAAGCCGGTTTACCAATGGAAATGTTTGAAGTGGTACACAACCGCACCTTGCCGCTAGGAGTGTATTTTGGCAATCAGTTTGTTAAACGCTACCCAGAATTCGTCGAGCAATTTAATCGCCATACTCATGCCTGCCGCTTTGAAGAAACGCCAACCATGGCAACAGGGAAAACCACCAGCAACTAA
- a CDS encoding flagellar assembly protein T N-terminal domain-containing protein produces the protein MKHFLSLCLIALLLPVSPAFAKWYLGQASVTYDGNNYNQIRKQAIEQAIENASLQASSFISIENTVTGGLLTSTQSKLVSNQQISEIVILNEAIAGGKLTINLKVNMHTAANCVKDDYLKQLIVAQFPMLTPAQAAAGDIAALPFHVASRIKNELSNQPNIFVEELIPEMVFQPTSSFDSINLKSVKDISHGLNNQFQSQYLVFGYLRDISLFDQITANLVSETKVPMRNFTIKMFMYDRISDSILLEEEYHGEGAWSFDSYSRVDMANSLFWRSEYGKAVVNTLFKVAQDINRKLSCESTKAIVINSGDEYVTVNIGTLHGVEKGDKFQHIKLNNIPLNNAVLSTWMPPEQPVYLEVMQVSNKTSLLKVPDHQDVTGAKQDQIELYDAVIAAQH, from the coding sequence ATGAAGCACTTTCTATCCCTTTGTTTAATCGCCTTATTGCTGCCTGTGTCACCAGCTTTCGCCAAATGGTATTTAGGCCAGGCATCTGTCACCTATGATGGCAATAACTATAACCAAATCCGCAAGCAAGCGATCGAACAAGCTATTGAGAATGCGTCCTTGCAAGCAAGTAGCTTTATCAGCATTGAAAACACCGTCACTGGCGGATTACTAACAAGCACCCAAAGCAAATTGGTGTCGAATCAGCAGATCAGCGAAATCGTCATTCTTAATGAGGCGATTGCTGGCGGTAAGCTGACAATTAACCTCAAAGTGAATATGCACACTGCGGCCAATTGCGTCAAAGACGATTATCTAAAGCAGCTGATTGTCGCTCAGTTCCCGATGTTAACACCTGCCCAGGCTGCTGCCGGTGATATTGCAGCCCTGCCATTTCATGTGGCTTCTCGCATTAAAAATGAACTGAGTAATCAACCAAATATCTTCGTAGAAGAGTTAATTCCAGAAATGGTATTCCAGCCGACATCGAGCTTTGACAGCATCAACCTCAAGTCGGTTAAAGATATTTCCCACGGACTCAACAACCAATTTCAGAGCCAATACCTGGTGTTTGGCTACCTGCGCGACATCAGCCTATTCGACCAAATTACTGCCAACTTGGTCAGTGAGACTAAAGTACCGATGCGAAACTTCACCATTAAAATGTTTATGTATGACCGTATCAGCGACAGCATCTTGTTAGAAGAGGAATACCATGGTGAAGGTGCTTGGTCGTTTGACAGCTATAGTCGTGTCGATATGGCTAATAGCTTATTTTGGCGCAGCGAATACGGCAAAGCTGTGGTGAATACCTTGTTTAAAGTGGCGCAAGACATTAACCGCAAACTCAGCTGCGAGTCTACCAAGGCTATCGTGATCAACAGCGGTGATGAATATGTCACGGTTAATATCGGCACCTTACATGGCGTAGAAAAAGGCGATAAATTCCAGCACATTAAGTTGAACAACATCCCTCTCAACAACGCCGTATTGTCGACCTGGATGCCACCTGAGCAGCCGGTTTACCTTGAAGTGATGCAAGTAAGTAACAAAACCAGTCTGCTTAAAGTGCCAGATCATCAAGACGTTACCGGTGCCAAGCAAGATCAAATTGAGCTTTATGATGCCGTAATAGCTGCGCAGCACTAG
- a CDS encoding flagellar basal body L-ring protein FlgH, with translation MKINTILLALCLVTITACSSTEVAEIKVPTKEDTTVNVASTKEEVQRGDPQYRPVRNNHIQQAQQVTGSLFNPNNIYSIYQNNNRYEVGDMILIRLNEAMTSKKSISYSKDRSDEFNMSPNINAGSISINEGNLSADYSQEENFDSSSASNHNNSLTGTITVAVREKLPNGNLIVAGEKWFKLNKGDEYVRFSGEIRVTDIAADHSIDSQMVGNTVIEVSGKGEQQDNQDASLISKLLSVFG, from the coding sequence ATGAAAATAAACACTATTTTGCTGGCATTGTGCTTGGTTACCATTACTGCTTGCAGCAGCACAGAAGTTGCTGAAATCAAGGTGCCAACCAAAGAAGACACCACGGTCAATGTGGCCAGCACTAAAGAAGAAGTGCAACGCGGCGATCCTCAATATCGCCCGGTAAGAAACAACCATATCCAACAAGCGCAACAAGTTACCGGCTCATTGTTCAACCCCAACAATATCTACAGCATTTACCAAAATAACAATCGCTACGAAGTCGGCGATATGATTTTGATCCGCCTTAATGAAGCCATGACCTCAAAAAAGTCCATCAGTTACTCAAAAGACCGTTCTGACGAGTTCAATATGTCGCCCAACATTAACGCTGGCAGCATTAGTATTAACGAGGGCAATCTTAGTGCCGACTACTCGCAAGAAGAAAACTTCGATAGTTCATCTGCTAGCAACCACAATAACTCGCTGACGGGCACCATTACCGTAGCGGTTAGAGAAAAGCTGCCAAACGGCAATTTGATCGTGGCTGGAGAGAAGTGGTTCAAACTCAACAAAGGTGATGAATATGTGCGCTTTTCAGGGGAAATTAGAGTGACCGACATAGCAGCTGATCACTCCATTGACTCACAAATGGTGGGAAATACTGTGATAGAAGTCAGCGGCAAAGGCGAGCAACAAGATAACCAAGACGCGTCACTGATTTCTAAATTGCTCAGCGTATTTGGTTAA
- a CDS encoding LPP20 family lipoprotein, whose product MFNRIVWVGCLLLFGLSLFGCESVGYTNDSDKSDYPVLTAVGYAPISQQPALLEKEKVLQAMEASKILAYRELAEQVYGMQLSSSSAAKGYFLNSIDTKVKIQGVIKGAKVVKTYPVDGFYVTELELDFKLVRDLYMQSESPVQSNTLIVEPVKNF is encoded by the coding sequence ATGTTTAATCGAATCGTGTGGGTTGGCTGTTTATTGTTGTTTGGTCTATCGCTATTTGGCTGTGAAAGCGTTGGCTATACTAATGACAGCGATAAGTCAGACTATCCGGTATTAACCGCAGTTGGTTATGCACCCATATCACAGCAACCCGCGCTTTTGGAGAAAGAAAAGGTGCTGCAAGCCATGGAGGCGTCAAAAATTCTGGCTTATCGGGAGTTAGCTGAGCAAGTTTATGGAATGCAACTTAGCTCGAGCTCAGCCGCCAAGGGTTACTTTCTCAATAGCATAGACACTAAGGTTAAAATACAAGGCGTGATCAAAGGTGCCAAAGTCGTTAAAACCTATCCGGTTGATGGCTTTTATGTCACTGAATTAGAGCTAGATTTTAAACTTGTGCGTGATTTATATATGCAATCTGAAAGCCCAGTTCAATCCAATACCTTGATTGTTGAGCCGGTGAAAAATTTTTAG
- the gltS gene encoding sodium/glutamate symporter, translated as MEFTDGVLQLNSFFTVTIGIIVLFIGRRLNQVIGFLKEFSIPEPVSGGIIFSLLFSLIYALANVEVSFDLMARDVLLVYFFTTIGINASLGDLFKGGKPLIILLAVTIGYMILQNLTGISVAAAFGQESVVGMLGGSVSLIGGHGTAIAWAPKIQEQFGLTTAMEIGIASATFGLILASLMGGPIAKYLINKHQLAPTPQTDIAETKGKETETPVRMTSFDFLDALLAIHICVILGFFLNELVSELGLDLPLFVTCLFAGIVITNLVPKTYPRLTGTAWPTRTAAVDLIADISLGTFLAMSLMSMQLWTLIDLAGPIFAILAAQFIIAILVNIFVVFPAMGKNYDAAVICSGFGGISLGSTPTAMANMAAVSQRYGHSAQAFIIVPLVCAFFIDLANALIIPYFLNQL; from the coding sequence ATGGAATTTACAGACGGCGTACTACAGCTTAACTCATTCTTCACCGTGACCATCGGCATCATAGTGCTGTTTATTGGTCGTAGGTTAAATCAGGTTATTGGCTTTTTAAAAGAGTTCAGTATCCCCGAACCAGTATCTGGCGGAATCATTTTTTCGCTGCTTTTTAGCCTTATCTATGCCCTCGCCAACGTCGAAGTCAGTTTTGACCTCATGGCGCGAGACGTACTACTGGTCTATTTCTTCACCACTATCGGCATAAACGCCAGCCTGGGGGACCTGTTCAAAGGCGGTAAACCACTCATCATCTTACTTGCTGTTACCATCGGCTATATGATTTTACAAAATCTCACTGGTATCAGTGTGGCCGCCGCTTTTGGTCAAGAGAGCGTAGTCGGCATGTTAGGCGGTAGCGTATCGCTCATTGGCGGACATGGTACAGCCATCGCCTGGGCACCTAAAATTCAAGAACAGTTTGGACTGACAACCGCCATGGAAATTGGTATCGCCAGTGCAACCTTCGGACTCATTCTAGCCAGCTTGATGGGTGGACCTATTGCCAAATACTTGATCAACAAGCACCAACTCGCTCCAACACCTCAAACAGATATTGCTGAAACGAAAGGTAAAGAAACGGAAACGCCGGTACGAATGACGTCATTTGATTTTCTCGACGCACTACTGGCCATTCACATCTGTGTGATTTTGGGATTCTTTTTAAATGAGCTAGTTAGTGAGTTGGGACTAGATTTACCGCTGTTTGTTACCTGTTTATTTGCCGGTATTGTTATCACCAACCTAGTACCGAAAACCTATCCAAGACTCACAGGTACGGCATGGCCAACGCGCACTGCCGCAGTCGATTTAATTGCCGATATATCTCTAGGTACCTTTTTAGCCATGTCGTTAATGAGTATGCAGCTATGGACACTCATCGATCTTGCCGGGCCTATTTTCGCAATCTTAGCTGCGCAGTTTATTATCGCGATTCTGGTCAATATTTTCGTGGTATTTCCAGCAATGGGGAAAAACTATGATGCAGCAGTGATTTGCTCAGGTTTTGGTGGGATCTCGCTCGGCTCGACACCAACGGCGATGGCCAATATGGCAGCTGTATCACAACGCTACGGCCATAGCGCACAAGCATTTATTATCGTACCGCTAGTTTGTGCCTTCTTTATCGACTTGGCTAACGCCTTGATCATTCCTTACTTTCTTAATCAGCTGTAA
- a CDS encoding anaerobic C4-dicarboxylate transporter: protein MFTLHMLLLLCVIFIGIRYGGIAFGLLGGLGVSVLAFVFGIAPGTPPIGVMLIILAVVAASATLEATGGLKLLVRFAEKLLRKHPEHIVFLGPLCTYSLTVLVGTGHSVYPLLPVIYDVAYKKGIRPERPLAMASVASQMGITASPIAAAAAVVMATAVDNNLDIGLVDVLMVTIPATLSGLLVACIWSLKRGKDLDKDPEFQARLADPEFKAGLVDKTDAIEQTAAEQSVAKKGLGVFLLGILSVIVVAMFSKEILPQGVKMSVAIQFMMLSVGAIILLATNVSPKKIASSNVFTAGMSAVIIIFGIAWMSDTIISHHKSDLVDAVKDIVEVYPWTFAIAMFVVSVFLKSQAAVLTIMLPLGFSLGIPAPVLIGVLPACYAYFFFPFYPSDLAAISFDRSGTTRIGKYVLNHSFLIPGFIGVITATVTGYFISMAVN, encoded by the coding sequence ATGTTTACGTTACACATGTTATTGCTGCTGTGCGTCATTTTTATTGGCATTCGCTATGGTGGAATAGCCTTCGGTTTATTAGGTGGTTTAGGGGTTTCGGTACTGGCTTTTGTATTTGGTATTGCGCCAGGTACGCCGCCAATTGGAGTGATGCTAATCATCCTTGCCGTGGTTGCGGCATCTGCCACACTTGAGGCAACCGGTGGCTTAAAGCTGTTAGTTCGCTTTGCTGAGAAGCTGCTGCGTAAACACCCTGAGCACATTGTCTTCCTCGGGCCTTTATGTACGTATTCGCTCACTGTGCTGGTGGGTACAGGCCATTCGGTTTATCCATTACTGCCGGTAATTTACGATGTAGCTTACAAAAAAGGCATTCGCCCTGAACGTCCGCTTGCGATGGCCTCGGTCGCCTCACAAATGGGGATTACTGCTAGCCCAATTGCGGCCGCAGCCGCTGTGGTGATGGCTACTGCGGTTGATAACAACCTAGATATTGGCCTAGTTGATGTGCTTATGGTGACCATTCCCGCAACGCTATCCGGTCTTTTAGTTGCCTGTATTTGGAGCTTAAAGCGCGGTAAAGACTTAGATAAAGACCCTGAGTTTCAAGCACGTTTAGCAGATCCAGAATTTAAAGCAGGGCTGGTGGATAAAACCGATGCCATTGAGCAAACCGCTGCAGAGCAGTCGGTTGCTAAAAAAGGGCTAGGTGTGTTCTTGCTGGGTATCTTGTCGGTAATCGTAGTTGCCATGTTCAGCAAGGAGATTCTGCCTCAAGGCGTGAAAATGTCGGTGGCGATCCAGTTTATGATGCTGTCAGTAGGCGCCATCATCTTACTGGCAACCAATGTTAGTCCAAAGAAAATTGCTAGCAGCAATGTATTCACCGCAGGTATGAGCGCAGTGATCATCATCTTTGGTATTGCCTGGATGAGCGACACCATTATTAGCCATCACAAGAGCGATTTGGTCGATGCGGTGAAAGACATTGTGGAGGTATACCCGTGGACATTCGCGATTGCCATGTTTGTGGTATCGGTATTCTTGAAAAGTCAGGCTGCGGTATTAACCATTATGTTGCCACTGGGCTTTAGTCTCGGCATTCCTGCGCCTGTGCTTATTGGTGTGCTGCCGGCTTGTTACGCTTACTTCTTCTTTCCGTTTTACCCAAGCGATCTCGCTGCAATCAGCTTCGACCGCTCTGGCACAACCCGAATCGGTAAGTATGTGCTTAACCATAGCTTTTTAATTCCGGGCTTTATTGGAGTGATCACCGCAACGGTTACCGGTTACTTTATTTCAATGGCGGTGAACTAG